One genomic segment of Passer domesticus isolate bPasDom1 chromosome 21, bPasDom1.hap1, whole genome shotgun sequence includes these proteins:
- the MLLT1 gene encoding protein ENL isoform X2, translated as MDNQCTVQVKLELGHRAQLRKKPTTEGFTHDWMVFVRGPEQCDIQHFVERVVFRLHESFPKPKRVCKEPPYKVEESGYAGFIMPIEVHFKNKEEPKKVCFTYDLFLNLEGNPPVNHLRCEKLTFNNPTKEFRRKLIRAGGVMVMPEGAETVSRPSPDYPMLPTIPLSAFSDPKKTKPSHGSKDANKESSKASKPHKVTKEHRERPRKDSESKNSSKDLEREQNKPLKDSSRKPTENKLPKEEKAPPKAAFKEPKLAVKETKLENTSPKGGPQPELKSSSKRPSNVESPKPSAKKQKKSSSKGVKNILGTSPRTSSSSYPEKKQTKEKMNAKVEKVKSESEAKEIKKPVEMEESNSEDETSFKSESVQSSPSNSSSSSDSSSDSDFEPSQNHSQGPLRSMVEDLQSEESDDDDSSSGEEAAVKANPVSRDSRLSLSDSDSDNSADSCPPSREPPPGQKLPPANNKASGRKSPESCNKPEKILKKGTYDKAYTDELVELHRRLMALRERNVLQQIVNLIEETGHFNVTNTTFDFDLFSLDETTVRKLQSYLEAVAT; from the exons atGGACAATCAG TGCACGGTGCAGGtgaagctggagctggggcacCGGGCCCAGCTGCGCAAGAAGCCGACCACGGAGGGCTTCACCCATGACTGGATGGTGTTCGTGCGGGGCCCCGAGCAGTGCGACATCCAGCACTTCGTGGAGCGCGTCGTCTTCCGGCTGCACGAGAGCTTCCCGAAACCCAAGCGAG TGTGCAAGGAGCCCCCCTACAAGGTGGAGGAGTCTGGCTACGCTGGCTTCATTATGCCCATTGAAGTGCACTTCAAAAACAAG GAGGAGCCCAAAAAGGTTTGTTTCACATATGACCTGTTCCTAAATCTGGAGGGGAACCCACCCGTGAACCACCTTCGTTGTGAGAAACTGACTTTCAACAACCCCACCAAGGAATTCAGGCGCAAACTCATCAGGGCTGGAGGG GTAATGGTGATGCCAGAAGGAGCAGAGACTGTTTCAAGGCCAAGTCCCGATTATCCGATGCTGCCCACGATACCTCTCTCTGCCTTCTCTGATCCCAAGAAGACCAAACCCTCCCATGGGTCAAAG GATGCAAACAAGGAAAGTAGCAAAGCATCCAAGCCACACAAAGTAACCAAGGAGCACAGGGAGAGGCCCAGGAAAGACTCTGAGAGCAAAAACTCCTCCAAAGACCTGGAGAGAGAACAGAACAAGCCTTTGAAGGACTCCTCCAGAAAACCAACTGAGAACAAACTGCCTAAGGAGGAGAAGGCACCTCCAAAAGCTGCTTTCAAGGAACCAAAACTGGCCGTGAAGGAGACCAAACTGGAGAACACCTCTCCAAAGGGGGGGCCGCAGCCGGAGTTAAAGTCTTCCAGCAAGAGGCCCTCCAACGTGGAGTCACCAAAGCCTAGtgccaaaaaacaaaaaaagagtagctccaaaggggtaaagaatATCCTGGGGACATCTCCCAGAACCTCGTCTTCCTCATATCCAGAGAAGAAACAAACCAAGGAGAAGATGAATGCCAAAGTGGAAAAGGTAAAATCTGAGAGCGAGGCCAAGGAGATCAAAAAGCCTGTGGAAATGGAGGAGTCAAACTCAGAGGATGAAACTTCTTTCAAGTCAGAG TCTGTCCAGTCCAGCCCTTCcaactccagctccagctccgaCTCCAGCTCTGACTCTGACTTCGAGCCATCCCAGAACCACAGTCAAG GCCCCCTGCGCTCCATGGTGGAGGATCTGCAGTCAGAGGAGTCGGATGATGACGACAGCTCCTCgggagaggaggcagcagtCAAAGCCAACCCCGTCAGCCGCGATTCCAG ACTGAGCctcagtgacagtgacagtgacaacaGCGCCGACTCGTGCCCGCCCAGCCGGGAGCCACCTCCTGGGCAGAAGCTGCCCCCAGCAAACAACAAG gcATCTGGAAGGAAAAGCCCAGAGTCTTGTAACAAGCCAGAGAAGATCCTGAAGAAGGGAACGTATGACAAG GCCTACACGGATGAGCTGGTGGAGCTCCACAGGCGGCTCATGGCACTACGGGAGCGCAACGTGCTCCAGCAG ATCGTGAATCTCATTGAGGAAACCGGGCATTTCAACGTCACCAACACAACCTTTGACTTTGACCTCTTCTCCCTGGATGAGACGACCGTCCGCAAGCTGCAGAGCTACCTGGAGGCCGTGGCCACATGA
- the MLLT1 gene encoding protein ENL isoform X1 has protein sequence MDNQCTVQVKLELGHRAQLRKKPTTEGFTHDWMVFVRGPEQCDIQHFVERVVFRLHESFPKPKRVCKEPPYKVEESGYAGFIMPIEVHFKNKEEPKKVCFTYDLFLNLEGNPPVNHLRCEKLTFNNPTKEFRRKLIRAGGVMVMPEGAETVSRPSPDYPMLPTIPLSAFSDPKKTKPSHGSKDANKESSKASKPHKVTKEHRERPRKDSESKNSSKDLEREQNKPLKDSSRKPTENKLPKEEKAPPKAAFKEPKLAVKETKLENTSPKGGPQPELKSSSKRPSNVESPKPSAKKQKKSSSKGVKNILGTSPRTSSSSYPEKKQTKEKMNAKVEKVKSESEAKEIKKPVEMEESNSEDETSFKSEGVKSVQSSPSNSSSSSDSSSDSDFEPSQNHSQGPLRSMVEDLQSEESDDDDSSSGEEAAVKANPVSRDSRLSLSDSDSDNSADSCPPSREPPPGQKLPPANNKASGRKSPESCNKPEKILKKGTYDKAYTDELVELHRRLMALRERNVLQQIVNLIEETGHFNVTNTTFDFDLFSLDETTVRKLQSYLEAVAT, from the exons atGGACAATCAG TGCACGGTGCAGGtgaagctggagctggggcacCGGGCCCAGCTGCGCAAGAAGCCGACCACGGAGGGCTTCACCCATGACTGGATGGTGTTCGTGCGGGGCCCCGAGCAGTGCGACATCCAGCACTTCGTGGAGCGCGTCGTCTTCCGGCTGCACGAGAGCTTCCCGAAACCCAAGCGAG TGTGCAAGGAGCCCCCCTACAAGGTGGAGGAGTCTGGCTACGCTGGCTTCATTATGCCCATTGAAGTGCACTTCAAAAACAAG GAGGAGCCCAAAAAGGTTTGTTTCACATATGACCTGTTCCTAAATCTGGAGGGGAACCCACCCGTGAACCACCTTCGTTGTGAGAAACTGACTTTCAACAACCCCACCAAGGAATTCAGGCGCAAACTCATCAGGGCTGGAGGG GTAATGGTGATGCCAGAAGGAGCAGAGACTGTTTCAAGGCCAAGTCCCGATTATCCGATGCTGCCCACGATACCTCTCTCTGCCTTCTCTGATCCCAAGAAGACCAAACCCTCCCATGGGTCAAAG GATGCAAACAAGGAAAGTAGCAAAGCATCCAAGCCACACAAAGTAACCAAGGAGCACAGGGAGAGGCCCAGGAAAGACTCTGAGAGCAAAAACTCCTCCAAAGACCTGGAGAGAGAACAGAACAAGCCTTTGAAGGACTCCTCCAGAAAACCAACTGAGAACAAACTGCCTAAGGAGGAGAAGGCACCTCCAAAAGCTGCTTTCAAGGAACCAAAACTGGCCGTGAAGGAGACCAAACTGGAGAACACCTCTCCAAAGGGGGGGCCGCAGCCGGAGTTAAAGTCTTCCAGCAAGAGGCCCTCCAACGTGGAGTCACCAAAGCCTAGtgccaaaaaacaaaaaaagagtagctccaaaggggtaaagaatATCCTGGGGACATCTCCCAGAACCTCGTCTTCCTCATATCCAGAGAAGAAACAAACCAAGGAGAAGATGAATGCCAAAGTGGAAAAGGTAAAATCTGAGAGCGAGGCCAAGGAGATCAAAAAGCCTGTGGAAATGGAGGAGTCAAACTCAGAGGATGAAACTTCTTTCAAGTCAGAGG GGGTTAAGTCTGTCCAGTCCAGCCCTTCcaactccagctccagctccgaCTCCAGCTCTGACTCTGACTTCGAGCCATCCCAGAACCACAGTCAAG GCCCCCTGCGCTCCATGGTGGAGGATCTGCAGTCAGAGGAGTCGGATGATGACGACAGCTCCTCgggagaggaggcagcagtCAAAGCCAACCCCGTCAGCCGCGATTCCAG ACTGAGCctcagtgacagtgacagtgacaacaGCGCCGACTCGTGCCCGCCCAGCCGGGAGCCACCTCCTGGGCAGAAGCTGCCCCCAGCAAACAACAAG gcATCTGGAAGGAAAAGCCCAGAGTCTTGTAACAAGCCAGAGAAGATCCTGAAGAAGGGAACGTATGACAAG GCCTACACGGATGAGCTGGTGGAGCTCCACAGGCGGCTCATGGCACTACGGGAGCGCAACGTGCTCCAGCAG ATCGTGAATCTCATTGAGGAAACCGGGCATTTCAACGTCACCAACACAACCTTTGACTTTGACCTCTTCTCCCTGGATGAGACGACCGTCCGCAAGCTGCAGAGCTACCTGGAGGCCGTGGCCACATGA